The Prionailurus viverrinus isolate Anna unplaced genomic scaffold, UM_Priviv_1.0 scaffold_35, whole genome shotgun sequence genome window below encodes:
- the COL1A1 gene encoding collagen alpha-1(I) chain isoform X1: MFSFVDLRLLLLLAATALLTHGQEEGQEEEDIPPVTCVQNGLRYYDRDVWKPEACRICVCDNGNVLCDDVICDETKNCPGAHVPPGECCPVCPDGEASPTGQETTGVEGPKGDTGPRGPRGPAGPPGRDGIPGQPGLPGPPGPPGPPGPPGLGGNFAPQMSYGYDEKSTGGISVPGPMGPSGPRGLPGPPGAPGPQGFQGPPGEPGEPGASGPMGPRGPPGPPGKNGDDGEAGKPGRPGERGPPGPQGARGLPGTAGLPGMKGHRGFSGLDGAKGDAGPAGPKGEPGSPGENGAPGQMGPRGLPGERGRPGAPGPAGARGNDGATGAAGPPGPTGPAGPPGFPGAVGAKGEAGPQGARGSEGPQGVRGEPGPPGPAGAAGPAGNPGADGQPGAKGANGAPGIAGAPGFPGARGPSGPQGPSGPPGPKGNSGEPGAPGNKGDTGAKGEPGPTGIQGPPGPAGEEGKRGARGEPGPTGLPGPPGERGGPGSRGFPGADGVAGPKGPAGERGSPGPAGPKGSPGEAGRPGEAGLPGAKGLTGSPGSPGPDGKTGPPGPAGQDGRPGPPGPPGARGQAGVMGFPGPKGAAGEPGKAGERGVPGPPGAVGPAGKDGEAGAQGPPGPAGPAGERGEQGPAGSPGFQGLPGPAGPPGEAGKPGEQGVPGDLGAPGPSGARGERGFPGERGVQGPPGPAGPRGANGAPGNDGAKGDAGAPGAPGSQGAPGLQGMPGERGAAGLPGPKGDRGDAGPKGADGSPGKDGVRGLTGPIGPPGPAGAPGDKGEAGPSGPAGPTGARGAPGDRGEPGPPGPAGFAGPPGADGQPGAKGEPGDAGAKGDAGPPGPAGPTGPPGPIGNVGAPGPKGARGSAGPPGATGFPGAAGRVGPPGPSGNAGPPGPPGPVGKEGGKGPRGETGPAGRPGEVGPPGPPGPAGEKGSPGADGPAGAPGTPGPQGIAGQRGVVGLPGQRGERGFPGLPGPSGEPGKQGPSGPSGERGPPGPMGPPGLAGPPGESGREGSPGAEGSPGRDGSPGPKGDRGETGPAGPPGAPGAPGAPGPVGPAGKNGDRGETGPAGPAGPIGPVGARGPAGPQGPRGDKGETGEQGDRGIKGHRGFSGLQGPPGPPGSPGEQGPSGASGPAGPRGPPGAAGSPGKDGLNGLPGPIGPPGPRGRTGDAGPVGPPGPPGPPGPPGPPSGGFDFSFLPQPPQEKAHDGGRYYRADDANVVRDRDLEVDTTLKSLSQQIENIRSPEGSRKNPARTCRDLKMCHSDWKSGEYWIDPNQGCNLDAIKVFCNMETGETCVYPTQPHVAQKNWYISKNPKDKRHVWYGESMTDGFQFEYGGQGSDPADVAIQLTFLRLMSTEASQNITYHCKNSVAYMDQQTGNLKKALLLQGSNEIEIRAEGNSRFTYSVTYDGCTSHTGNWGKTVIEYKTTKTSRLPIIDVAPLDVGAPDQEFGIDIGPACFL; encoded by the exons ATGTTCAGCTTTGTGGACCTCCGGCTCCTGCTCCTCTTAGCGGCCACCGCCCTCCTGACGCACGGCCAAGAGGAGGgccaagaagaagaagaca TCCCACCAGTCACCTGCGTACAGAACGGCCTCAGGTACTATGACCGAGATGTTTGGAAACCCGAGGCCTGCCGGATCTGTGTCTGCGACAACGGCAACGTGTTGTGCGATGACGTGATCTGCGACGAAACCAAGAACTGCCCCGGCGCTCATGTCCCCCCGGGCGAGTGCTGCCCCGTCTGCCCCGACGGCGAGG CGTCACCTACCGGCCAAGAAACCACAGGAGTCGAG GGACCCAAAGGAGACACTGGCCCCCGAGGCCCAAGG GGACCTGCCGGCCCCCCTGGCCGCGACGGCATCCCTGGACAGCCTGGACTTCCTGGACCCCCCGGCCCTCCCGGACCCCCCGGACCCCCTGGCCTCGGCGGA AACTTTGCTCCCCAAATGTCTTACGGCTACGATGAGAAGTCAACTGGAGGAATCTCTGTGCCTGGCCCCATG GGTCCTTCTGGTCCTCGTGGTCTCCCTGGTCCCCCTGGCGCACCT GGTCCCCAAGGTTTCCAAGGCCCCCCTGGTGAGCCCGGCGAGCCTGGAGCTTCA GGTCCCATGGGTCCCCGTGGTCCCCCTGGTCCCCCTGGCAAGAACGGAGATGAC ggTGAAGCTGGAAAGCCTGGTCGTCCTGGTGAGCGTGGGCCTCCTGGACCTCAG ggCGCCCGGGGATTGCCTGGAACTGCTGGCCTTCCTGGAATGAAGGGACACAGA GGTTTCAGTGGTTTGGATGGTGCCAAGGGAGACGCTGGTCCTGCTGGTCCCAAG GGCGAGCCTGGTAGCCCCGGTGAAAATGGAGCTCCTGGCCAGATG GGTCCCCGTGGTCTGCCTGGTGAGAGAGGACGCCCCGGAGCCCCTGGCCCTGCT GGTGCTCGTGGAAATGACGGTGCTACCGGTGCCGCCGGCCCCCCT GGTCCCACTGGCCCCGCTGGTCCTCCCGGCTTCCCTGGTGCTGTTGGTGCTAAG GGTGAAGCTGGTCCCCAAGGAGCCCGTGGCTCTGAAGGTCCCCAGGGTGTGCGTGGCGAGCCCGGCCCCCCTGGCCCTGCTGGTGCTGCTGGCCCTGCT GGAAACCCTGGTGCTGACGGACAGCCTGGTGCCAAAGGTGCCAAC GGTGCTCCTGGGATTGCCGGCGCTCCTGGCTTCCCTGGTGCCCGAGGCCCCTCTGGACCCCAGGGCCCCAGCGGCCCTCCCGGTCCCAAGGGTAACAGT GGCGAACCTGGTGCCCCCGGCAACAAAGGAGACACTGGCGCCAAGGGAGAGCCC ggcCCCACTGGTATCCAAGGCCCCCCTGGCCCCGCTGGGGAAGAAGGAAAGCGAGGAGCCCGAGGCGAACCCGGCCCCACTGGCCTGCCCGGACCCCCTGGCGAGCGC GGTGGACCCGGTAGCCGTGGCTTCCCTGGCGCAGATGGTGTGGCTGGTCCCAAG GGTCCCGCTGGTGAACGTGGTTCTCCTGGCCCTGCTGGCCCCAAAGGTTCTCCTGGTGAAGCTGGTCGCCCCGGTGAAGCTGGTCTGCCTGGTGCCAAG GGTCTGACCGGAAGCCCCGGCAGCCCCGGTCCGGATGGCAAAACTGGTCCCCCT GGTCCCGCTGGTCAAGATGGTCGCCCCGGACCCCCAGGCCCCCCCGGTGCCCGTGGTCAGGCTGGTGTGATGGGATTCCCCGGGCCTAAAGGTGCTGCT GGAGAGCCTGGCAAAGCAGGAGAACGAGGTGTCCCTGGGCCCCCTGGCGCTGTT GGTCCTGCTGGCAAAGATGGAGAAGCTGGAGCTCAGGGACCCCCCGGCCCTGCC GGCCCTGCTGGTGAGAGAGGCGAACAGGGCCCTGCTGGCTCTCCCGGATTCCAG GGTCTTCCTGGCCCCGCGGGTCCTCCCGGTGAAGCAGGCAAACCTGGCGAACAG gGTGTTCCTGGAGATCTTGGTGCCCCCGGCCCCTCTGGAGCCAGA GGCGAGAGAGGTTTCCCTGGTGAACGCGGTGTGCAAGGTCCCCCCGGTCCTGCCGGTCCTCGGGGAGCCAACGGTGCCCCTGGCAATGATGGTGCTAAG GGTGATGCTGGTGCCCCCGGAGCCCCCGGTAGCCAGGGTGCTCCTGGCCTTCAGGGAATGCCTGGTGAACGAGGTGCAGCTGGCCTTCCTGGCCCTAAGGGTGACAGA GGCGATGCCGGTCCCAAAGGTGCTGATGGTTCTCCTGGCAAAGATGGTGTCCGTGGCCTGACTGGCCCCATTGGTCCTCCTGGCCCCGCTGGTGCCCCCGGTGACAAG GGTGAAGCTGGTCCCAGCGGCCCCGCTGGTCCCACTGGAGCTCGTGGCGCCCCC GGAGACCGTGGTGAGCCTGGTCCCCCCGGCCCTGCTGGCTTCGCTGGCCCCCCT ggTGCTGATGGCCAACCTGGTGCTAAAGGCGAGCCCGGAGATGCTGGTGCTAAAGGCGATGCTGGTCCCCCTGGTCCCGCTGGCCCCACTGGACCCCCCGGCCCCATC GGCAACGTTGGTGCTCCTGGACCCAAAGGTGCTCGAGGCAGTGCCGGTCCCCCT GGTGCTACTGGTTTCCCTGGTGCTGCTGGCCGAGTCGGTCCTCCCGGCCCCTCT GGAAACGCTGGACCCCCTGGCCCTCCCGGCCCTGTCGGCAAAGAAGGCGGCAAAGGCCCCCGCGGTGAGACTGGCCCCGCTGGGCGTCCCGGGGAAGTCGGTCCCCCTGGTCCCCCCGGCCCTGCCGGTGAGAAAGGATCTCCTGGTGCTGACGGACCTGCT GGTGCTCCCGGCACTCCCGGACCTCAAGGCATTGCTGGACAGCGTGGTGTGGTTGGCCTGCCCGGTCAGCGAGGAGAAAGAGGCTTCCCTGGTCTTCCCGGCCCCTCT GGTGAACCTGGAAAACAAGGTCCTTCTGGACCAAGTGGTGAACGTGGCCCCCCTGGTCCCATGGGCCCCCCTGGATTGGCTGGACCCCCTGGCGAGTCTGGACGTGAG GGATCTCCTGGTGCTGAAGGCTCCCCTGGACGAGATGGTTCTCCCGGCCCCAAG ggtGACCGTGGTGAGACCGGCCCTGCTGGCCCCCCTGGTGCTCCTGGCGCTCCTGGTGCCCCTGGTCCCGTCGGCCCTGCTGGCAAGAATGGCGACCGTGGTGAGACT GGTCCCGCTGGTCCCGCCGGTCCCATCGGCCCCGTCGGTGCTCGTGGTCCCGCT GGACCCCAAGGCCCCCGTGGTGACAAGGGTGAGACAGGCGAACAGGGTGACAGAGGCATAAAGGGTCACCGTGGCTTCTCCGGTCTCCAGGGTCCCCCTGGCCCTCCC GGCTCTCCTGGTGAACAAGGTCCTTCCGGAGCTTCTGGTCCTGCTGGTCCCCGA GGTCCCCCCGGCGCTGCTGGCTCTCCTGGCAAGGACGGACTCAACGGTCTCCCAGGTCCCATCGGCCCCCCTGGTCCTCGTGGTCGCACTGGTGATGCTGGCCCTGTT GGTCCCCCCGGCCCTCCTGGACCCCCCGGTCCTCCCGGTCCTCCCAGCGGTGGTTTCGACTTCAGCTTCCTGCCCCAGCCACCTCAAGAGAAGGCTCACGATGGCGGCCGCTATTACCGGGCCGATGATGCCAACGTGGTCCGTGACCGTGACCTCGAGGTGGACACCACCCTCAAGAGCCTGAGCCAGCAGATCGAGAACATCCGGAGCCCCGAAGGCAGCCGCAAGAACCCTGCCCGCACCTGCCGCGACCTCAAGATGTGCCACTCCGACTGGAAGAGCG GAGAATACTGGATCGATCCCAACCAAGGCTGCAACCTGGATGCCATCAAGGTCTTCTGCAACATGGAGACAGGTGAGACCTGCGTGTACCCCACTCAGCCCCACGTGGCTCAGAAGAACTGGTACATCAGCAAGAACCCCAAGGACAAGAGGCACGTCTGGTATGGCGAGAGCATGACCGACGGATTCCAG TTCGAGTATGGTGGCCAGGGTTCCGATCCTGCCGATGTGGCCATCCAGCTGACTTTCCTGCGCCTGATGTCCACCGAGGCGTCCCAGAACATCACCTACCACTGCAAGAACAGCGTGGCCTACATGGACCAGCAGACTGGCAACCTCAAGAAGGCCCTGCTCCTCCAGGGCTCCAACGAGATCGAGATCCGGGCCGAGGGCAACAGCCGCTTCACCTACAGCGTCACCTACGACGGCTGCACG AGTCACACCGGAAACTGGGGCAAGACAGTGATCGAATACAAAACCACCAAGACCTCCCGCTTGCCCATCATCGATGTGGCCCCATTGGACGTTGGCGCCCCAGACCAGGAATTCGGCATCGACATTGGCCCTGCCTGCTTCCTGTAA
- the COL1A1 gene encoding collagen alpha-1(I) chain isoform X2 — translation MFSFVDLRLLLLLAATALLTHGQEEGQEEEDIPPVTCVQNGLRYYDRDVWKPEACRICVCDNGNVLCDDVICDETKNCPGAHVPPGECCPVCPDGEASPTGQETTGVEGPKGDTGPRGPRGPAGPPGRDGIPGQPGLPGPPGPPGPPGPPGLGGNFAPQMSYGYDEKSTGGISVPGPMGPSGPRGLPGPPGAPGPQGFQGPPGEPGEPGASGPMGPRGPPGPPGKNGDDGEAGKPGRPGERGPPGPQGARGLPGTAGLPGMKGHRGFSGLDGAKGDAGPAGPKGEPGSPGENGAPGQMGPRGLPGERGRPGAPGPAGARGNDGATGAAGPPGPTGPAGPPGFPGAVGAKGEAGPQGARGSEGPQGVRGEPGPPGPAGAAGPAGNPGADGQPGAKGANGAPGIAGAPGFPGARGPSGPQGPSGPPGPKGNSGEPGAPGNKGDTGAKGEPGPTGIQGPPGPAGEEGKRGARGEPGPTGLPGPPGERGGPGSRGFPGADGVAGPKGPAGERGSPGPAGPKGSPGEAGRPGEAGLPGAKGLTGSPGSPGPDGKTGPPGPAGQDGRPGPPGPPGARGQAGVMGFPGPKGAAGEPGKAGERGVPGPPGAVGPAGKDGEAGAQGPPGPAGPAGERGEQGPAGSPGFQGLPGPAGPPGEAGKPGEQGVPGDLGAPGPSGARGERGFPGERGVQGPPGPAGPRGANGAPGNDGAKGDAGAPGAPGSQGAPGLQGMPGERGAAGLPGPKGDRGDAGPKGADGSPGKDGVRGLTGPIGPPGPAGAPGDKGEAGPSGPAGPTGARGAPGDRGEPGPPGPAGFAGPPGADGQPGAKGEPGDAGAKGDAGPPGPAGPTGPPGPIGNVGAPGPKGARGSAGPPGATGFPGAAGRVGPPGPSGEPGKQGPSGPSGERGPPGPMGPPGLAGPPGESGREGSPGAEGSPGRDGSPGPKGDRGETGPAGPPGAPGAPGAPGPVGPAGKNGDRGETGPAGPAGPIGPVGARGPAGPQGPRGDKGETGEQGDRGIKGHRGFSGLQGPPGPPGSPGEQGPSGASGPAGPRGPPGAAGSPGKDGLNGLPGPIGPPGPRGRTGDAGPVGPPGPPGPPGPPGPPSGGFDFSFLPQPPQEKAHDGGRYYRADDANVVRDRDLEVDTTLKSLSQQIENIRSPEGSRKNPARTCRDLKMCHSDWKSGEYWIDPNQGCNLDAIKVFCNMETGETCVYPTQPHVAQKNWYISKNPKDKRHVWYGESMTDGFQFEYGGQGSDPADVAIQLTFLRLMSTEASQNITYHCKNSVAYMDQQTGNLKKALLLQGSNEIEIRAEGNSRFTYSVTYDGCTSHTGNWGKTVIEYKTTKTSRLPIIDVAPLDVGAPDQEFGIDIGPACFL, via the exons ATGTTCAGCTTTGTGGACCTCCGGCTCCTGCTCCTCTTAGCGGCCACCGCCCTCCTGACGCACGGCCAAGAGGAGGgccaagaagaagaagaca TCCCACCAGTCACCTGCGTACAGAACGGCCTCAGGTACTATGACCGAGATGTTTGGAAACCCGAGGCCTGCCGGATCTGTGTCTGCGACAACGGCAACGTGTTGTGCGATGACGTGATCTGCGACGAAACCAAGAACTGCCCCGGCGCTCATGTCCCCCCGGGCGAGTGCTGCCCCGTCTGCCCCGACGGCGAGG CGTCACCTACCGGCCAAGAAACCACAGGAGTCGAG GGACCCAAAGGAGACACTGGCCCCCGAGGCCCAAGG GGACCTGCCGGCCCCCCTGGCCGCGACGGCATCCCTGGACAGCCTGGACTTCCTGGACCCCCCGGCCCTCCCGGACCCCCCGGACCCCCTGGCCTCGGCGGA AACTTTGCTCCCCAAATGTCTTACGGCTACGATGAGAAGTCAACTGGAGGAATCTCTGTGCCTGGCCCCATG GGTCCTTCTGGTCCTCGTGGTCTCCCTGGTCCCCCTGGCGCACCT GGTCCCCAAGGTTTCCAAGGCCCCCCTGGTGAGCCCGGCGAGCCTGGAGCTTCA GGTCCCATGGGTCCCCGTGGTCCCCCTGGTCCCCCTGGCAAGAACGGAGATGAC ggTGAAGCTGGAAAGCCTGGTCGTCCTGGTGAGCGTGGGCCTCCTGGACCTCAG ggCGCCCGGGGATTGCCTGGAACTGCTGGCCTTCCTGGAATGAAGGGACACAGA GGTTTCAGTGGTTTGGATGGTGCCAAGGGAGACGCTGGTCCTGCTGGTCCCAAG GGCGAGCCTGGTAGCCCCGGTGAAAATGGAGCTCCTGGCCAGATG GGTCCCCGTGGTCTGCCTGGTGAGAGAGGACGCCCCGGAGCCCCTGGCCCTGCT GGTGCTCGTGGAAATGACGGTGCTACCGGTGCCGCCGGCCCCCCT GGTCCCACTGGCCCCGCTGGTCCTCCCGGCTTCCCTGGTGCTGTTGGTGCTAAG GGTGAAGCTGGTCCCCAAGGAGCCCGTGGCTCTGAAGGTCCCCAGGGTGTGCGTGGCGAGCCCGGCCCCCCTGGCCCTGCTGGTGCTGCTGGCCCTGCT GGAAACCCTGGTGCTGACGGACAGCCTGGTGCCAAAGGTGCCAAC GGTGCTCCTGGGATTGCCGGCGCTCCTGGCTTCCCTGGTGCCCGAGGCCCCTCTGGACCCCAGGGCCCCAGCGGCCCTCCCGGTCCCAAGGGTAACAGT GGCGAACCTGGTGCCCCCGGCAACAAAGGAGACACTGGCGCCAAGGGAGAGCCC ggcCCCACTGGTATCCAAGGCCCCCCTGGCCCCGCTGGGGAAGAAGGAAAGCGAGGAGCCCGAGGCGAACCCGGCCCCACTGGCCTGCCCGGACCCCCTGGCGAGCGC GGTGGACCCGGTAGCCGTGGCTTCCCTGGCGCAGATGGTGTGGCTGGTCCCAAG GGTCCCGCTGGTGAACGTGGTTCTCCTGGCCCTGCTGGCCCCAAAGGTTCTCCTGGTGAAGCTGGTCGCCCCGGTGAAGCTGGTCTGCCTGGTGCCAAG GGTCTGACCGGAAGCCCCGGCAGCCCCGGTCCGGATGGCAAAACTGGTCCCCCT GGTCCCGCTGGTCAAGATGGTCGCCCCGGACCCCCAGGCCCCCCCGGTGCCCGTGGTCAGGCTGGTGTGATGGGATTCCCCGGGCCTAAAGGTGCTGCT GGAGAGCCTGGCAAAGCAGGAGAACGAGGTGTCCCTGGGCCCCCTGGCGCTGTT GGTCCTGCTGGCAAAGATGGAGAAGCTGGAGCTCAGGGACCCCCCGGCCCTGCC GGCCCTGCTGGTGAGAGAGGCGAACAGGGCCCTGCTGGCTCTCCCGGATTCCAG GGTCTTCCTGGCCCCGCGGGTCCTCCCGGTGAAGCAGGCAAACCTGGCGAACAG gGTGTTCCTGGAGATCTTGGTGCCCCCGGCCCCTCTGGAGCCAGA GGCGAGAGAGGTTTCCCTGGTGAACGCGGTGTGCAAGGTCCCCCCGGTCCTGCCGGTCCTCGGGGAGCCAACGGTGCCCCTGGCAATGATGGTGCTAAG GGTGATGCTGGTGCCCCCGGAGCCCCCGGTAGCCAGGGTGCTCCTGGCCTTCAGGGAATGCCTGGTGAACGAGGTGCAGCTGGCCTTCCTGGCCCTAAGGGTGACAGA GGCGATGCCGGTCCCAAAGGTGCTGATGGTTCTCCTGGCAAAGATGGTGTCCGTGGCCTGACTGGCCCCATTGGTCCTCCTGGCCCCGCTGGTGCCCCCGGTGACAAG GGTGAAGCTGGTCCCAGCGGCCCCGCTGGTCCCACTGGAGCTCGTGGCGCCCCC GGAGACCGTGGTGAGCCTGGTCCCCCCGGCCCTGCTGGCTTCGCTGGCCCCCCT ggTGCTGATGGCCAACCTGGTGCTAAAGGCGAGCCCGGAGATGCTGGTGCTAAAGGCGATGCTGGTCCCCCTGGTCCCGCTGGCCCCACTGGACCCCCCGGCCCCATC GGCAACGTTGGTGCTCCTGGACCCAAAGGTGCTCGAGGCAGTGCCGGTCCCCCT GGTGCTACTGGTTTCCCTGGTGCTGCTGGCCGAGTCGGTCCTCCCGGCCCCTCT GGTGAACCTGGAAAACAAGGTCCTTCTGGACCAAGTGGTGAACGTGGCCCCCCTGGTCCCATGGGCCCCCCTGGATTGGCTGGACCCCCTGGCGAGTCTGGACGTGAG GGATCTCCTGGTGCTGAAGGCTCCCCTGGACGAGATGGTTCTCCCGGCCCCAAG ggtGACCGTGGTGAGACCGGCCCTGCTGGCCCCCCTGGTGCTCCTGGCGCTCCTGGTGCCCCTGGTCCCGTCGGCCCTGCTGGCAAGAATGGCGACCGTGGTGAGACT GGTCCCGCTGGTCCCGCCGGTCCCATCGGCCCCGTCGGTGCTCGTGGTCCCGCT GGACCCCAAGGCCCCCGTGGTGACAAGGGTGAGACAGGCGAACAGGGTGACAGAGGCATAAAGGGTCACCGTGGCTTCTCCGGTCTCCAGGGTCCCCCTGGCCCTCCC GGCTCTCCTGGTGAACAAGGTCCTTCCGGAGCTTCTGGTCCTGCTGGTCCCCGA GGTCCCCCCGGCGCTGCTGGCTCTCCTGGCAAGGACGGACTCAACGGTCTCCCAGGTCCCATCGGCCCCCCTGGTCCTCGTGGTCGCACTGGTGATGCTGGCCCTGTT GGTCCCCCCGGCCCTCCTGGACCCCCCGGTCCTCCCGGTCCTCCCAGCGGTGGTTTCGACTTCAGCTTCCTGCCCCAGCCACCTCAAGAGAAGGCTCACGATGGCGGCCGCTATTACCGGGCCGATGATGCCAACGTGGTCCGTGACCGTGACCTCGAGGTGGACACCACCCTCAAGAGCCTGAGCCAGCAGATCGAGAACATCCGGAGCCCCGAAGGCAGCCGCAAGAACCCTGCCCGCACCTGCCGCGACCTCAAGATGTGCCACTCCGACTGGAAGAGCG GAGAATACTGGATCGATCCCAACCAAGGCTGCAACCTGGATGCCATCAAGGTCTTCTGCAACATGGAGACAGGTGAGACCTGCGTGTACCCCACTCAGCCCCACGTGGCTCAGAAGAACTGGTACATCAGCAAGAACCCCAAGGACAAGAGGCACGTCTGGTATGGCGAGAGCATGACCGACGGATTCCAG TTCGAGTATGGTGGCCAGGGTTCCGATCCTGCCGATGTGGCCATCCAGCTGACTTTCCTGCGCCTGATGTCCACCGAGGCGTCCCAGAACATCACCTACCACTGCAAGAACAGCGTGGCCTACATGGACCAGCAGACTGGCAACCTCAAGAAGGCCCTGCTCCTCCAGGGCTCCAACGAGATCGAGATCCGGGCCGAGGGCAACAGCCGCTTCACCTACAGCGTCACCTACGACGGCTGCACG AGTCACACCGGAAACTGGGGCAAGACAGTGATCGAATACAAAACCACCAAGACCTCCCGCTTGCCCATCATCGATGTGGCCCCATTGGACGTTGGCGCCCCAGACCAGGAATTCGGCATCGACATTGGCCCTGCCTGCTTCCTGTAA